From a region of the Verrucomicrobiia bacterium genome:
- a CDS encoding major capsid protein, with protein AGNKLSIAAEATGGVSSTTQLNGATFVDATVKLGDRGDRLTAIALHSATEAALRKLDLIDMIPDSEGKAQIATFQGRRVIVDDSMPVRAGTTSGLVYTSYLFGPGAFAKGAAPLDSTPLQGGIGTEGVEIARQALDSDTLLINRRRYILHPRGVKFTSAAVAGDSPTNAELENGANWTRVFENKNVRIVAIDHNN; from the coding sequence GGCCGGCAACAAGTTGTCCATCGCGGCGGAAGCGACCGGCGGTGTGTCGTCCACCACGCAGCTCAACGGCGCAACCTTCGTGGATGCGACCGTGAAACTGGGTGATCGCGGCGACCGGCTGACGGCCATCGCGCTGCACTCGGCGACGGAAGCCGCGCTGCGCAAGCTGGACCTGATCGACATGATTCCCGACAGCGAAGGCAAGGCGCAGATTGCGACCTTCCAGGGCCGCCGGGTCATCGTGGACGATTCCATGCCGGTGCGGGCGGGCACGACCAGTGGCTTGGTTTACACCAGCTACCTGTTCGGTCCGGGCGCGTTCGCCAAGGGCGCTGCTCCGCTGGATTCGACGCCGTTGCAGGGCGGCATCGGCACGGAGGGCGTGGAGATCGCGCGGCAGGCGTTGGACAGCGACACGCTGCTCATCAATCGCCGCCGCTACATCCTGCATCCTCGCGGGGTGAAGTTCACTTCGGCTGCGGTGGCGGGCGACAGCCCGACCAATGCGGAACTGGAGAACGGCGCGAACTGGACGCGGGTGTTCGAGAACAAGAACGTCCGCATCGTCGCGATTGATCACAACAACTGA
- a CDS encoding DnaT-like ssDNA-binding protein yields MALTLIKEDGTGRSDANAYANAADGDAYHDGHLYATAWTAATAVKKDAALVMATRLIDSQFQFDGGKLNEAQALQWPRENCHDPDADGWGGGTVASNVVPKLVIQATCEMARELIVADRTAAPAGEGIKYANVGTTQTGYDKSDTRPVISRVAQAMLSKYGTLLNRKGGTVRLVRS; encoded by the coding sequence ATGGCTCTGACACTTATCAAAGAGGACGGCACGGGCCGCAGCGACGCGAACGCTTACGCCAATGCGGCGGATGGCGACGCCTACCACGATGGGCATTTGTATGCGACGGCGTGGACCGCTGCTACTGCCGTCAAGAAGGATGCCGCGCTCGTGATGGCAACGCGGCTGATTGATTCACAATTCCAGTTCGACGGCGGCAAGCTGAACGAGGCGCAAGCGCTCCAGTGGCCGCGTGAGAACTGCCACGATCCGGACGCCGACGGCTGGGGCGGCGGCACGGTCGCCAGCAACGTCGTGCCGAAGCTGGTCATTCAGGCGACATGCGAGATGGCGCGTGAACTGATCGTCGCTGATCGCACCGCCGCGCCTGCGGGTGAGGGCATCAAGTATGCAAACGTCGGCACGACCCAGACCGGTTACGACAAGAGCGACACGCGCCCGGTGATTTCGCGCGTCGCCCAGGCGATGCTTTCCAAATACGGCACGCTGCTCAATCGCAAGGGCGGCACAGTGCGACTCGTGCGTAGCTGA